The sequence GAGAGAGATGACTTACAGGGTAATTTCTCTAAGCTAATCTCATTCACTTGAAACTCTTTCTATTGATTCTTATATAATCGAAAGATGTCTTAcagttttgtttttcttcttttctggATTATTGCAGTTTCATCAGTATCAGGTTGTTGGGAGGGCTCTCCCATCCGAAACTGATGAACATCCCAAGATCTACCGGATGAAACTTTGGGCTACCAATGAAGTTCGCGCCAAGTCTAAGTTCTGGTATGTTCTTTCGAACCAATCGCTTCTGATCTCGCTACGTTTATCCTTTCTTTGTGTATGAATCTGAAGGATCCGATTGATCTCGTTCCTTAGGTACTTTTTGAGGAAATTGAAGAAGATTAAGAAAAGCAATGGTCAACTTCTTGCCATCAACGAGGTTTGTATTCGTTATGTTATTTGCAATCTCCATAGAATGTAAGATATAATTTCTCGTTTTCTAGGAACGGTGTGTTAAGTAATGATAGTCTCATAGGCGAATTTTATGAACAGAGCACATATCTGCTGCCTTAGTGATTTTGTAGAACACAGTGTTATTCTTGACTGTTTATGGAGCCTGATTTATCATTCATTTGCACTTAACACCTCTAGCAATTGAATGATTGAATACCTAATTCATTGTTGGTTCAAGATATCAATGCTGAAGATTTGTTATATTCCTGATTGTTTAATGATCTGACCTGATTCATCATCATTCATTTACACTTAATAGTCTTCCCCTATGAACTGCACCTTTGTTTGCAATTgaatcaatgaatgaatgcaCTTTTCATTGTTGATTCTCCATGTTGAATTTTGAATGGACTTCTATTACAGATATTACCCCAAATAGCTCTTATTGTCATCAGATTGCTCTATATTAGTCAAATTGGTATTCAAATAATTGAATGCACATTTCATTGTTGATTCTCAATGTTTAATTTTGATGGAACTTCTATTACAAATATTACCCATAAACTATTATAGTCAGATTTgttttcaattaattgattcatCTTGTTTGTTGATGTTTAGATATTTGAGAAGAACCCCACCAAGATCAAGAACTATGGTATTTGGCTCCGATATCAGAGTCGAACTGGTTACCATAACATGTACAAGGAATACAGAGACACAACCTTGAATGGAAGTGTTGAGCAGATGTATACTGAGATGGCATCCCGTCATAGGGTTCGTCACCATTGCATTCAGATCATCAAGACTGCAACCATTCCTGCTAAGCTATGCAAAAGGGAGAGCACCAAGCAGTTCCATAACTCTTCGATCAAGTTTCCATTGGtctctaagaaggttagaccaCCAAGCAGGAAGTTGAAGACCACTTACAAGGCTTCTAGGCCTAATCTGTTTATGTAGTAAGCTTTTCTTCTATTTTGGTTGTAGCTGGAACTAGCTTTTTATTACATGTTTCATTGGAATTATCATATCCTTGTTTTGTTCTCTTTTCCCAGACTGTTAGCTTTTTTCAATGCTTATTTGGATAATTTTGATTCGAACTATTGGTGTTTTTAtcatgatttatatttcttttgagACTTTGTTTCATTGCTTACTTTTCTCTATTTTTAATGTTATGTGGAACAAGTTATTTAAAACTTTACATTAGCTAAATTCTGTTGGTTTtatattagaaatattattgttgggttaaaattttaataagttaatgtttaaaaaaataacatttatttgttaattttttttgccgCATAATTGTAacttcattaaatttattttatttataaataatacttttaGGATTAGAAATGTTTGttgatttataaactaaatttatgttttttatataattaaaaattattttgattttacacagtaaattttgttttttcaaattattgattgtagattttgtaattatatttttttactgttatttattttttaaattagttctatataaaatataaataatatatatccaataaattctttaaatataaattattacaatttttaataaatacttgATTTTacacttttataattaattaattaatgattttaagtaaaaaatattattttcactatcttattttaaattagttcaaTTATACGATTTTATGGTTGTGAAAtttgtgaatatttatttaattcatttatttt is a genomic window of Impatiens glandulifera unplaced genomic scaffold, dImpGla2.1, whole genome shotgun sequence containing:
- the LOC124917701 gene encoding 60S ribosomal protein L18a → MTYRFHQYQVVGRALPSETDEHPKIYRMKLWATNEVRAKSKFWYFLRKLKKIKKSNGQLLAINEIFEKNPTKIKNYGIWLRYQSRTGYHNMYKEYRDTTLNGSVEQMYTEMASRHRVRHHCIQIIKTATIPAKLCKRESTKQFHNSSIKFPLVSKKVRPPSRKLKTTYKASRPNLFM